In the genome of Pusillimonas sp. T7-7, the window TTCATTGCCTGGTTCACACGACTGCTCGTCCAGCGTGCTGTTGCACCAACCCGCCGACGGCGGGCATGCGGCCTTCGTTACCGGGCCCTTTCCAGGCCATATAGGCTGGCTCCCAGCTCGGTTGGCGCGCTTTTTTGACAACGGCACCTAGTCAGCCCGATAGACCGACCGCGCCGCACACGTCGGGGAAGGACTCAAGACTTGAAACGCTCCAACAGCTGGCGATCTGATTGCAGGCGGTCTTTAAGCGTGCGTATCTGAACATCGAGTTCGGATTGCACGTAAAAATCTTTCGACATGCTTCGAGCCTGCTCCAGCTGGGCAACCGCCGAAGGCAGAGCCCCAGTCAGCTCATAGTAGCTGGCCATGGCACGCCGCGCCTCAATATGTCGGCCCAGGCGCTCATAGCTTTGCGCCTGCAGCTGATGCAGCCGTGGCACATCGGGCCATTTCCTGGTCAGTTGCGCAAGCAACTCAACAGCCTGTGCATCCTGACCCGTTTTCTGCAAGGTCTCGGTTCGTGCCAGGGCCACCACCTGGCTGTCAGGCCAACGCGCCCAAGCCGATTGTGACAAAGACAAAGCCTGGGCCTTGTCCCCTTGATCCAAAGCCAAGGCTACCGCCAGGCCGGCTATTTCAGGGCTGCTCCTTCCTTGCTGCTGTGCCTGCGCCAATGCCTGCCGGGCGCCAGGCAAGTCCTTTTTTTGCCAGGCCGCATACGCCAGGCCATACCAGGCGGCCGACTGCTCGACTCCGGTTTTTTGCTTCGCATCGAGGCGCAGCTTATCCAGCGCATTGCGTAAAGGCGTGCTGCTGCGAGCCTGCAGCACACGCAGCTTGGCCCTTATGTACCAAAACGCATCAGAACTCTGGGGCGATGTCCCCGGCAATCTGGCAACCCGGTTCTGGATGTCGGACATGCGCTGAATGGAAAGGGGGTGAGTGCTGGTATAGCCACCGCCTGAACCTTCATTGAGTCGGGAGGCATTGCCCAGCCGCTCGAACATGTGCACCATACCGCGCGGGTCGAAGCCGGCTTTTC includes:
- a CDS encoding M48 family metalloprotease; protein product: MICAGLVTLMCWSGPGTSQPVGIPSMGSASAVELSPSLERTLGDAIMEQGRRDPTYIADPDVSQYLTDLGRRLAAHASGGASQRITIFGVRDPQINAFALPGGYIGVNSGLLVSAQTESELASVVAHEIGHVVQRHIARGMTQRSQSGNVVIAALAAALLAALSGSGDLAMGVAAFGQAAAVDQQLGFSRQAEQEADRAGFEMMRKAGFDPRGMVHMFERLGNASRLNEGSGGGYTSTHPLSIQRMSDIQNRVARLPGTSPQSSDAFWYIRAKLRVLQARSSTPLRNALDKLRLDAKQKTGVEQSAAWYGLAYAAWQKKDLPGARQALAQAQQQGRSSPEIAGLAVALALDQGDKAQALSLSQSAWARWPDSQVVALARTETLQKTGQDAQAVELLAQLTRKWPDVPRLHQLQAQSYERLGRHIEARRAMASYYELTGALPSAVAQLEQARSMSKDFYVQSELDVQIRTLKDRLQSDRQLLERFKS